In Fusarium oxysporum Fo47 chromosome VII, complete sequence, the following proteins share a genomic window:
- a CDS encoding beta-lactamase/transpeptidase-like protein → MAGLFSQLHRRLSRTQLTGNQPNYTAYFATPGLIPSMGGAKMSNPFKPKLVDFIVETRDEWKLAGLSIAVVDGDDTFTKSFGYATLPDTPATPETLWYGGSTTKAFTTAALAHSIDSGAYPALSKGWRTPIISIIRDDFVTSDEWATNNLTLEDVASHCSGLSNNDLSIRLEENGRPWTVKDIVRNIRHFPLRAEPRTEFDYNNEGYAVLSYVIEKVTGKRLRDVFKELIWEPLGMNSTFLDLQQAKDAPEHLSRGYYWDEHNKRHEAVPFLPTEIVSGAGAIISNVVDYTKWIKCLLRKASPLSEQVHQDIRRPRFIHNPDPANGLDVSLYGLAWWRTSIQGNVVYWHSGSTNSHGALVYWLPDLDYGVVILANCPSPATEIIMRRVIYDKLGTPEEKRHDVAEDLRNAQRKQKRDVRNATEILFPNRPSGNQPPSLDVSEFSGKYQALGYGTWEFVEVVSKGTPMGVVLVAHRKDLLWKTRVTLHHVSGDFWVAFITILEGDGLPEVFLVGNSELVRMASPRDWN, encoded by the exons ATGGCGGGCCTATTTTCACAGCTACATCGTAGGCTAAGCCGGACACAGCTTACCGGTAATCAGCCTAATTACACGGCATACTTTGCAACGCCGGGTTTGATCCCAAGTATGGGTGGTGCGAAGATGAGCAACCCTTTTAAGCCAAAGCTAGTAGACTTCATTGTCGAGACTAGGGACGAGTGGAAGCTTGCTGGTCTATCTATCGCGGTCGTCGATGGGGACGATACATTCACCAAG AGCTTTGGATACGCGACTCTACCTGATACCCCTGCGACGCCGGAAACTCTCTGGTACGGAGGGTCCACCACCAAGGCATTTACAACCGCAGCTCTCGCCCACTCGATTGATAGCGGAGCGTATCCTGCTCTTTCCAAGGGTTGGCGAACTCCAATCATATCAATCATTCGAGACGATTTCGTCACAAGCGATGAATGGGCGACAAACAACCTTACATTGGAAGATGTCGCAAGTCATTGCAGTGGTTTAAGCAACAACGACCTCAGTATCAGACTTGAAGAAAATGGGAGACCATGGACAGTCAAAGATATTGTCCGAAACATCCGACACTTCCCTCTCAGGGCAGAGCCTCGTACCGAGtttgattacaacaacgAAGGGTACGCCGTACTCTCCTATGTCATTGAGAAGGTTACTGGTAAAAGGCTGAGAGATGTGTTCAAGGAACTTATTTGGGAGCCTCTTGGAATGAACTCGACTTTCTTGGATTTGCAGCAGGCCAAAGATGCTCCAGAGCACCTATCCAGGGGCTATTACTGGGACGAGCATAATAAGCGCCACGAAGCAGTCCCTTTCTTACCCACAGAGATCGTTAGCGGTGCGGGCGCAATTATCTCCAACGTCGTTGACTATACTAAATGGATTAAATGTCTCCTGCGAAAGGCATCGCCATTGTCAGAACAAGTTCACCAAGACATCCGGAGGCCACGGTTTATCCATAACCCAGACCCTGCGAACGGACTGGACGTTTCCCTCTATGGACTGGCCTGGTGGCGTACATCGATTCAAGGCAATGTTGTTTACTGGCATTCTGGATCGACTAACTCACATGGTGCTCTAGTCTATTGGCTTCCTGACTTAGATTACGGGGTCGTGATCCTCGCCAATTGTCCTAGCCCAGCTACAGAAATTATTATGAGACGGGTTATCTATGACAAACTCGGAACACCAGAGGAGAAACGTCATGATGTTGCAGAAGA TTTGCGGAATGCGCAGCGCAAACAGAAGAGGGATGTCAGAAACGCCACGGAAATTCTCTTCCCAAACCGTCCTAGTGGAAATCAACCTCCCTCGCTGGATGTATCAGAGTTTTCCGGAAAATACCAAGCTCTAGGCTATGGAACCTGGGAGTTTGTCGAAGTCGTAAGCAAAGGGACTCCGATGGGGGTAGTTTTAGTTGCCCATCGGAAAGACTTGCTTTGGAAGACACGTGTGACGCTGCATCACGTATCTGGTGACTTCTGGGTTGCATTTATAACGATTCTAGAAGGAGATGGACTACCCGAAGTATTTTTGGTGGGGAATTCAGAATTGGTGCGGATGGCAAGCCCTCGGGACTGGAACTGA
- a CDS encoding glycosyl hydrolase family 76-domain-containing protein, translated as MGIYEGVTIGDGQDCSNIIKTQWLCNTGIFLHGAAALYNLTESDTWKKRVGGMTSDVWNKVVKNYIINEQFCEEHKQCNQEQRSFKRYLAHWMAATSQVAPYTNTNITTLLKSSVQAAAKINAASILMYTLLDKAKAPVTSKTGGIFKGNHGGRDTNSGQEDGKLKYKTITIAEKAGAGILTLLIATGFVGGTAFLVMERCGMDASQSCILSAIN; from the exons ATGGGAATCTACGAAGGCGTCACTATCggagatggccaagattgCAGTAACATCATTAAGACGCAGTGGTTATGCAATACTGGTATCTTCCTCCACGGCGCCGCCGCGTTGTACAATCTTACAGAGAGCGACACATGGAAAAAGCGCGTAGGTGGTATGACGAGCGACGTCTGGAATAAGGTTGTCAAGAACTACATCATCAACGAGCAGTTCTGCGAGGAGCATAAGCAGTGCAACCAGGAGCAACGGAGCTTCAAAAGATACCTCGCCCACTGGATGGCCGCTACTTCTCAGGTCGCCCCGTACACCAACACGAATATCACAACACTCCTCAAATCGAGCGTCCAAGCCGCTGCCAAG ATAAACGCCGCATCTATCCTCATGTATACTCTGTTGGATAAGGCCAAGGCGCCTGTTACATCCAAGACTGGAGGAATTTTCAAGGGCAATCATGGTGGTAGGGATACCAACTCGGGCCAGGAGGACGGAAAGCTCAAATATAAGACCATCACAATAGCAGAAAAAGCGGGCGCTGGCATCTTGACACTTCTTATTGCCACGGGTTTTGTTGGAGGTACCGCTTTCTTGGTTATGGAACG CTGTGGCATGGATGCCTCTCAGTCATG TATTCTTAGTGCCATTAACTAA